The following are encoded in a window of Megalobrama amblycephala isolate DHTTF-2021 linkage group LG19, ASM1881202v1, whole genome shotgun sequence genomic DNA:
- the LOC125254256 gene encoding gastrula zinc finger protein XlCGF57.1-like: MAFIKEESEEIKIEEVFSVKHEETEEQTDLKALKEESQELNETEEKDQNDFKTEEKPFISSQTEKTLSRKKAQKTKGHFTCQHCGKTFNQNRNLKVHVRIHTGEKPFTCQQCGKSFTQKPSLKAHMRVHTGENLFICQQCGKRFNRKGNLTVHLRIHTGASPFICQQCGRSFTQKGSLKLHMRIHTGENPFTCQQCGKGFIRKANLKSHMRIHTGEKPFTCPQCGKSFKHKATLNAHMRIHTGEKPFVCDQCGKSFRFNVTLNHHMRIHSRENCFICHQCGRSFTDRKHLKNHVKIHFGEKPHMCVHCGKTCKNKANLEVHMRVHTGEKPFTCPQCGKSFALKGNLIVHIRLHTGEKPYKCLQCEKSFTYHRDLKCHSQTHSGKKLRGSECGKKLMNERNFKPSIRRRFNCDRCNKKFLLSSHLQIHMKIHTNVNPYFCCFCRKSFKWLSSLKWHQKICVKSKLHSYNR, translated from the coding sequence ATCTGAAGGCACTGAAAGAAGAGAGTCAAGAATTGAATGAAACTGAAGAAAAAGACCAGAATGATTTCAAAACTGAAGAAAAACCTTTCATTAGCTCACAGACTGAAAAGACTTTATCAAGAAAAAAAGCTCAAAAGACTAAAGGTCATTTCACATGCCAACATTGTGGAAAGACTTTCAATCAAAATAGAAACCTTAAAGTCCAtgtgagaattcacactggagaaaagccattcacctgccaacagtgtggaaagagtttcactcaaaAACCAAGTCTTAAAGCCCACATGAGagtccacactggagagaaccTGTTCatctgccaacaatgtggaaaaagGTTCAATCGAAAAGGAAACCTGACAGTCCACttgagaattcatactggagcgAGTCCATTtatctgccaacagtgtggaagaAGTTTTACTcaaaaaggaagccttaaactccacatgagaattcacactggagaaaaccctttcacctgccaacaatgtgggaAAGGTTTCATTCGAAAAGCAAACCTTAAAagccacatgagaattcacactggagagaagccttttacatgccctcaatgtggaaagagttttaaacATAAAGCAACCCTTAATGCtcacatgaggattcacactggagagaagccgttcgtatgtgatcagtgtggaaagagtttcagatttAATGTAACTCTTAATCaccacatgaggattcactcAAGAGAGAACTGTTTTATATGTCATCAGTGTGGAAggagtttcacagacaggaaaCATCTTAAAAATCATGTAAAAATTCACTTTGGAGAGAAGCCTCACATGTGCGTTCACTGTGGAAAGACttgcaaaaacaaagcaaaccttgaggttcacatgagagttcacactggagagaagcctttcacctgccctcagtgtgggaagagtttcgcTCTCAAAGGAAACCTTATTGTTCACATTAGgcttcacactggagagaagccttacaagtgtcttcagtgtgaaaagagtttcaCATATCATAGAGACCTGAAATGTCATTCGCAAACTCATTCTGGAAAGAAATTACGAGGTTCTGAGTGTGGAAAGAAGCTTATGAATGAGAGAAATTTCAAACCCTCTATAAGGCGGCGATTTAATTGTGATAGGTGTAATAAAAAGTTTCTTTTGTCATCACACTTACAGATacacatgaaaattcacacaAATGTCAACCcgtatttttgttgtttttgtagaAAGAGTTTTAAATGGCTTAGCAGTTTAAAATGGCACCAAAAAATCTGTGTGAAATCAAAGCTACATTCATACAACAGGTGA